In one window of Salifodinibacter halophilus DNA:
- a CDS encoding dioxygenase, whose translation MDIPTRLPTLFLSHGSPMLALEDSPAGRFLDALGQQLPWPRAI comes from the coding sequence ATGGACATCCCTACCCGCCTGCCGACCCTGTTCCTTTCGCACGGCTCGCCGATGCTGGCGCTGGAGGATTCGCCCGCCGGGCGTTTCCTCGATGCGCTCGGCCAGCAGCTGCCGTGGCCGCGCGCGATCG